The genomic stretch ATTTTAATTTTTTCCCGGGCCCGTACAATCTCAACAACCTCAATTTATTTATACACTCGAGTTCATTACAATACCAACATACATTACGAACTAGAAACGGTGTAGAAATTCACCAAAGCAAGTACTACAAACTTGTACAAACTACTAGTTTAGAACTAATCATGCAGTACGTAATTCTTTTGCACCTCTTAACTACTTGCATACTGATACCAGAGACAAAGCATGTCAACAGAATGTTCAAGTCGTTCTTCTGCATCAGTTCGTAGGAGAAAACTGATATATTTGTTTTATTCTTTGACCTCAATATATATTCACCGTTTAGAAGTATTTGGAGCCCCCCTTGCCTGACAAATATAATTTAGGCATGTCAGGTTTCGCTGCGGCGCCAAACGCACAATATATGCAAAGAAATATACCACTTTGCAAAGAAACGCACTATAGTGCCTAGTTATATAGTTCGTATACCTAGGTTGACTTGTTTTTGCGGTTTGCTGCTTGATGCATGCGCCGATGGTGTGGTATAACCTTGACCTGCTGGCAGCGCATTAGCTTTAGCTTCTGCACGCATGCGAAAACACAAGAGACAAGAATAAACTTTAAGTCCATTGTTTGTTTCATCGTCACGATCTTTAGAGAGTCCAGAGAAAGTGCATGAGAAATCTTTTAGAGGACAAGGAAAGAAAGCCATGACCAAAAAGTAAGGCCGATGTCGACGCTTGTGCATGCACTGAGCGATCAGTAGGTGCTCTCACTATTTTATTAACACAAGAAGATGCCTTCTTTAAACAttgcatgcacacatgcatgTGATAGATGATGGTTCGTACCTTTCTTAGTGGACTCAAGATTTTCCAATTTATGCACGGGTCTAGCACTTATTCCTGGATGGGAAATCAGAACATATGAAATATCAGTGTTTGAGTTTGCTAACAGAGCTCACTGCCCGAACAAATCAAATATAATAAGGAAATGAACGGGATTAGACACGATATATTCGATTAGATGGAGACGGGCCTAACCAGACGATGCATGATTCCCAGCATCATGTTTTGCTGGAACATACGGTTTGCGGCCATCGTTAATTCCCTGTGAAGGCACAGACTTAAAACTTCCCGCTGCACAAATATCGCGAGTCAGAAGATATAAGTCAGTTAGTCCCTGCCTAGCATGCATGCAATATGCTATGTTAACTAGCTCACCTTGCGCCCTGTTCTTTGAAGATGACGAGTCACTCATTCTCTCAACTATGTGTCTCTTGAACAACTTTGAGCTTTCGATGGCCGAAAGCCTGGAAAAAGTCCGCTTCTTATAGGCACGGAGAAATCGTAGATATTGCATCTAATTAATTGCAACGATCATGACATCTCGTGAAAAAATATTGCGTATTTTACTCTATTTACGGAATATTAGTAACTCATTAGTTATGTGCCAGTGTCATGGAATGTTCAAGTTGACCCAGTTGGCTGGATTACTCACTCCGTACCGGTTTATAAGGATTACACATCGTTTAAGAAAAAGTAAGACCATACTTTAGTCAATGAAATATCaattatatgtcacaaaaattatgcCACTATATTTTGTAGACAAAGTTTATGGTCTTTTCTAAAACTACATGTAACCCTTATGAACAGGGTACGGAGGTAGTA from Lolium rigidum isolate FL_2022 chromosome 4, APGP_CSIRO_Lrig_0.1, whole genome shotgun sequence encodes the following:
- the LOC124705367 gene encoding uncharacterized protein LOC124705367 isoform X1; this encodes MSDSSSSKNRAQAGSFKSVPSQGINDGRKPYVPAKHDAGNHASSGISARPVHKLENLESTKKEAKANALPAGQGYTTPSAHASSSKPQKQVNLGKGGSKYF
- the LOC124705367 gene encoding uncharacterized protein LOC124705367 isoform X2 yields the protein MSDSSSSKNRAQAGSFKSVPSQGINDGRKPYVPAKHDAGNHASSGISARPVHKLENLESTKKGQGYTTPSAHASSSKPQKQVNLGKGGSKYF